In Rhodothermales bacterium, the following proteins share a genomic window:
- a CDS encoding ABC-F family ATP-binding cassette domain-containing protein: MIQIHNVSIAFGGNSILRRLTWTIRAGQRIGLIGPNGAGKTTILRLITGSLVPDEGTISASGDATIGYLEQDVQEMDEERSVVDEAMTAFSEALSLQEREDEIIRQLSNEDDHESPHYVRLLEAQANIHTDLVRHEIHLIRPKTEAVLTGLGFDPDDLDRAVKTFSGGWRMRVALARLLLRRPQFLLLDEPTNHLDIDSIDWLEGYLKSYPGTVIIVSHDRYFLDRMVTVIAELSYGKVTEYHGNYAYYLGERDKRRELQQSAYENQQKQIADTKRFIERFRYKASKATQVQSRVKTLEKLDLIEPPESDASSIRFRFPEPTRSGRSVLSLSKFSKTYQSPEGPVDVFQDAGPLVIERGEKIAIIGKNGAGKSTLARMLYGTESFDGERVPGYKVETTFFAQHQADSLAPEHTVLESLQAVATGQSETEIRSLLGAFLFSGDDVFKTVNVLSGGEKSRVALARTLLTPANFLILDEPTNHLDIQSINVLIEALRQYSGTFVIVSHDRHFVDQVVNRIWRLGDGTVRSFIGDYSEYVWQTQHGTARDFVNGDAGGGTREAVEAVPARSGGPKTREQKRAEAEARKDRSRKAQLSDEADLTELSQPQLTRLYQTIETSILAAEKRQRALEADLSKPDIYSDPDSARATTSEYESVQGELSRLYERWEQLATLLTD; encoded by the coding sequence ATGATTCAGATTCACAACGTCTCCATCGCGTTTGGCGGCAACTCGATCCTTCGCCGGCTTACGTGGACGATTCGAGCCGGCCAGCGCATAGGGCTTATCGGGCCGAACGGCGCAGGCAAGACGACCATCCTTCGGCTCATCACGGGAAGCCTGGTTCCGGACGAAGGGACGATCTCGGCCTCAGGCGACGCGACCATCGGCTATCTCGAACAGGACGTTCAGGAAATGGATGAGGAGCGCTCAGTCGTCGACGAGGCGATGACGGCGTTTTCAGAGGCCCTGTCGCTGCAGGAACGGGAAGATGAAATTATCCGTCAACTGAGTAACGAAGACGATCATGAGTCCCCGCACTACGTCAGGCTCCTGGAGGCTCAGGCGAACATCCACACCGACCTGGTGCGCCATGAGATCCATCTGATCCGCCCGAAGACGGAGGCGGTTCTGACGGGACTCGGGTTCGATCCGGACGATCTCGACCGGGCCGTTAAGACGTTCTCCGGTGGGTGGCGCATGCGCGTGGCCCTTGCGCGTCTTCTGCTTCGGCGTCCGCAGTTCCTGTTGCTCGACGAGCCGACGAACCATCTGGATATCGACAGCATCGACTGGCTGGAAGGTTACCTGAAGTCGTACCCGGGCACGGTCATCATTGTATCACACGACCGGTATTTCCTGGATCGGATGGTCACGGTAATCGCCGAATTGTCGTACGGCAAAGTCACGGAATATCACGGCAACTACGCCTACTATCTCGGCGAGAGAGACAAGCGCCGTGAGCTTCAGCAGTCGGCGTACGAGAATCAGCAAAAGCAGATCGCAGACACGAAGAGGTTTATCGAGCGATTTCGTTACAAGGCTTCCAAAGCGACGCAGGTGCAAAGCAGAGTCAAGACGCTGGAGAAGCTTGATCTCATTGAACCACCGGAGTCGGATGCCTCTTCGATCAGGTTCCGCTTTCCGGAGCCGACACGATCGGGACGCTCCGTGCTAAGCCTTTCGAAATTCTCGAAGACATACCAGAGTCCGGAGGGTCCGGTCGACGTATTTCAGGACGCCGGTCCGCTCGTAATAGAACGTGGTGAGAAGATCGCGATCATCGGGAAGAACGGTGCCGGCAAATCGACACTGGCGCGGATGCTGTATGGCACGGAGTCGTTCGACGGTGAGAGGGTTCCGGGCTACAAAGTTGAAACGACCTTCTTCGCGCAGCACCAGGCCGACAGTCTTGCGCCCGAGCACACTGTGCTCGAATCTCTGCAGGCGGTGGCTACCGGCCAGTCGGAAACGGAGATCAGAAGCTTGCTGGGAGCGTTCCTCTTTTCCGGGGATGACGTGTTCAAGACTGTGAACGTGCTCTCGGGAGGCGAGAAGAGCCGCGTAGCCCTCGCACGAACGCTTCTGACCCCGGCCAACTTCCTGATTCTCGATGAGCCGACCAATCACCTTGATATTCAGTCGATCAACGTACTGATCGAGGCCCTGCGGCAGTATAGCGGGACGTTCGTGATTGTCTCACACGACCGTCACTTCGTCGATCAGGTGGTCAATCGGATCTGGCGACTGGGAGACGGCACCGTGCGGTCATTCATCGGCGACTACTCCGAGTATGTCTGGCAGACTCAACACGGGACTGCCCGTGATTTCGTCAATGGAGATGCCGGTGGTGGCACGCGTGAAGCCGTGGAAGCCGTTCCGGCGCGATCCGGTGGCCCGAAAACACGAGAGCAAAAGAGGGCAGAGGCGGAAGCCCGAAAGGATCGATCTCGAAAGGCACAGCTTTCGGATGAAGCGGACCTGACTGAGCTCTCGCAACCACAACTCACTCGATTGTATCAGACTATCGAGACTTCGATTCTGGCTGCTGAGAAGAGGCAGCGGGCGCTTGAAGCCGACCTGAGCAAACCCGACATCTATTCCGATCCCGACAGCGCCAGGGCGACCACGAGCGAGTACGAATCCGTTCAGGGCGAGCTCAGCCGCCTGTACGAGCGATGGGAGCAGCTCGCCACATTGTTGACAGATTGA
- the folK gene encoding 2-amino-4-hydroxy-6-hydroxymethyldihydropteridine diphosphokinase, with translation MEVTAFIGLGSNIEPRVRMMISALHHLSHSPGVTVERVSSVFQSAAHTIDGSLQPDYLNAAAMVRTNLTAEALLARCLEIEKLLGRDRALDEKWSSRRIDLDILLYSASVIDRPELRVPHPKLSERLFVLLPLADLIPADEHHEALHTTLGDLIDRCPDRGPTTKTVVDLGNYK, from the coding sequence ATGGAAGTTACCGCATTCATAGGCCTGGGGTCGAACATCGAGCCCCGCGTGCGCATGATGATTTCGGCACTTCATCACCTCTCGCATTCGCCTGGCGTCACAGTCGAACGAGTTTCGAGCGTGTTTCAGTCGGCAGCACATACGATCGATGGGTCCCTGCAACCGGACTACCTGAATGCCGCTGCCATGGTACGTACGAACCTGACCGCGGAAGCGCTGCTGGCCCGATGTCTGGAGATCGAGAAGTTGCTCGGGCGAGATCGGGCGCTGGATGAGAAATGGAGCTCGCGGCGCATCGACCTTGACATCCTGTTGTATTCGGCCTCTGTTATCGATAGGCCTGAGCTCAGGGTTCCACACCCGAAGCTGTCAGAGCGCCTGTTTGTTCTGTTGCCGCTGGCCGACCTCATCCCCGCCGACGAGCATCACGAGGCGCTGCACACGACGCTTGGCGACCTCATTGACCGGTGCCCCGACCGGGGTCCAACGACCAAAACGGTCGTCGACCTCGGTAATTACAAATAG
- a CDS encoding deoxynucleoside kinase, which produces MFESMRYIVIEGVIGVGKTSLARILAQKFKAMLVLEEFEQNPFLERFYGDRPRWAFQTQLSFLASRFRQQQLLMKPDLFHSFVVADYAFDKDRIFAHLNLDGDERQLYETMFKLMQSSTPVPDLVVYLQSTPQRLMSNIRLRARSFEKTMDPEYITSLNDAYNYYFFRYVKSPLLIVNTEKIDFVNNLDDLEQLVDQIRNLRHPGTTYFNPVPSATLF; this is translated from the coding sequence ATGTTCGAGAGTATGCGGTACATCGTTATCGAGGGTGTGATCGGTGTCGGGAAGACCTCGCTTGCCCGAATACTTGCGCAGAAATTCAAGGCCATGCTGGTCCTCGAGGAGTTCGAACAGAATCCCTTCCTGGAACGATTCTACGGGGATCGTCCCCGCTGGGCGTTCCAGACGCAGTTGAGCTTTCTGGCCAGCCGCTTCCGGCAGCAGCAGCTACTTATGAAGCCGGATCTCTTCCACTCGTTTGTCGTGGCCGACTACGCGTTTGACAAGGATCGGATATTTGCGCATCTGAACCTTGACGGCGACGAGCGCCAGCTGTACGAAACGATGTTCAAGCTCATGCAGTCCTCGACGCCGGTTCCGGATCTGGTCGTGTACCTCCAGTCGACTCCGCAACGGCTGATGAGCAACATCAGGCTTCGGGCTCGATCGTTCGAAAAGACCATGGATCCCGAATACATCACGTCTCTCAACGATGCGTACAACTACTACTTCTTCCGGTACGTCAAGAGTCCTCTTCTGATCGTCAATACGGAGAAGATCGACTTTGTAAACAATCTGGACGATCTGGAACAGCTTGTGGATCAGATTCGCAATCTCCGGCATCCGGGAACAACTTATTTCAATCCCGTTCCATCCGCGACGTTGTTTTAG